The sequence CCACCACCGCTGCTGTTCTTGAGGCTTCTCAGCAGTTCTTCCAAAACACGTAGTGCTATCTCTGGTGTGGCTCAGTACAGGTGGAAAGACGCTTTCCATgaccatttcttctctttttttttcccacatccCTTTTTACGTTGCTCTCTGCCGTGAGCTGTAAGCCGCTCCTGCCCCCCTGGTGGTAACCCCCATCAGGGAGGGCGTTGCAAAGGGCATGTTTGGCCCCGCCTGTATTTCTCTGCTTGTTATCTCATGTCTTACTGCTGGGCTGAAAGCTCCTTTGAGGGGAGAGGATGCAGGATGTGTTTTTACATTGTCAGGGAACGGCGCGTTAAAATTGGGTACTTTTTAAGTTGTGATTATGAAACAGGAGAGAGGTGAAAGTACAATTTCTAATGCTCCACAGAGAGCAAGAGTAACTCTCAAGAGCAATGGGAAGCGGGTTACAGCCTGACTCTTGAGTTAAGTTTAACCCTACAGCCTGTACGCAAGGAACAGCAGAAGATCTAGGTCACGGTAAAGGAAAGTGCTCAGTACATTGAGTTTTTATTTGAAGTTGAGTATTTAAAgtgcagttcttcaagaaaaaGGAACTGTGGTCCTGTAGCCGTGGTACATGATAGGAAAGGAGTTGGAATGTCCCAGCCTTGTTTACATGTTTTAGCACTGAGAGATCCTGGTGGGGCTTCTTGGCGCTTCTGTGGATCAGCAATCTGTGTGTATTGTGCAGCGGCTGCTAACACGAAATGCTTGATATAAATGTCCTGAAAGCTGAACACTCAACTTCTGTAACGCAGATGAATATGCAGCCCACGCCTCTGTTTAAAATGCAGACCAAAGACGGGCCAGATAGTTCTCCAAAGTGTTTGTTTAAAACACTACATGCTGCAGCCTGTAGTTACCACAAACTGAAATCTTTTGAGAGTAGCTGTATTTGCAGTTAAAGATGAGGTCATCTGCTGCCTTTTTGATTGTTGCACATAGGGTTTAATTTGGGTTCCTGCCAAAATGCTAATTGTACTTTCAGCTGAGAAGGATATGGAAGCTCCGTCAGCATACAGCACACATGGCAGTGGCACGGCGTCGCACTTATGCACTTAAGTAGGGTTGTGTATAAACTCTTTTAAAATTGAAACCTTTGTCTTCTACTCTAGCGTGATGTCTTCATGGGTACTTAACTGCTGCCCTTCTTCGGTGGCATCAGAGGCTGGAACAGCATTTGCTGCATACAAGTCAATTTTCAAGCTATGTGTCTGGGAAGTTTTGTCTGGTTTTAAggtttcttaaaagaaaaaacgaAATGCAAACTCTGAGCCTCTCAGAATTGTCCTTAATGCTGTCACTGACCAtgcagcaattttaaaaatgcaaatatatgtatatagtaTGAAAATTTGTAAGTGAGAAGTTACTTGAAATTACAGTTTGTGGTATATCCTTGGGGTTTGTTTGCGGCTTATTATTAGAACTGTACACCCCCACACATGTTGGCAAAGGAATACTTTCTCAAATTCATTGAGTTGGCATTTTCCAGTGAATTTTTCAAAATGCTATAAATgctgaataattaaaaatgaataatcttaataatatttgttttctattatATACTGGAATGTGATATAAAAGTTAAAATTATAAAATCCAAATGAAGTATTTAAGCCTCttcatagctttatttttttaaccttttttcccACAACATATTTTGACATTTCATTCTGATTTTGAGATCTGTACATTTTCTACAAAAATAGAATAACTTTCTCTCTTGAGCAGCTGCATTTATAACATTAAAAGAGGAAAGCTAAATATTTTGGCGAAATTTTTAAGAGCTTCTTGATGAAGATAGTCTGGTCAGAAGTTTTGAGTTTTCCAGCCATTTGTAAATATCAAACCATTAATGGCAACTTCCCTAAGATCCCACCAGGAAGTTCAGCTAcatgttttttctgtgttgtgctATTGCCaattggctattttttttttttttttccaagagaggcAAGTGTTTTTTGTGAGAGGACTTGCTATATCTGAATTAACTCGATGTTGCAGTTACCAGGAGGAACAGATGGGGACAGCCAGCGTGCGTTACTCCAACTTTTAGCACCGTGCTATCCTTCTGAAGGCTGCAAGCAGGCTCCATTGTGCTAGGCCTTGTTACATGgagtgaaaaagtatttcttgtgCTCAGTAACTGTATTTCTTGGTTCTTAGGTACTGTCAGCAGgctgatataaaatatttatctggATGGAAACAGTGGAAAAGAACTAGCAGTAAGTCATTGAAAAAAGTCCTCAGTGAAGTCAAGGAATTGTCATCTTACCTGGAGCTTTGGCGACATGATATTCATAGCATAGAAGGTATTTACTGTCTTATGTCAGTTTGTCCTCTTTCAAGGTGCTTCTGTTATTGGTAGTTTTACACGTGTGAGCATAGTTTCAGATATAACTATGCGTTTAAGAAGTTACCTGCTTCCTTTATTATAGCTGATGTAAAATTCATGATGGGCTAGAAGGAAATATATTgcagaaaatgataaaaaaaaaatgcagaaaatgatcacatttccatttcagttaTATTGCTAAAATCCTGCAGTACTTAAAATTAGCTTTACTAATATTTCTTCAGTTAATTCAATGTAACTGAAATGGTAATCTGCTCTTTCTGTATTTGCAGTGATTTTATCCTCCTAATTATTGGCACGTGTTTCTTTTATTCGCAGGGAAATTTGGTACTGGCATCCAGTCCTACTTCTCCTTCCTGCGTTTTCTGGTCCTGctcaattttataatttttatccTGATGTTCGGTCTTGTTACCCTTCCCAGCATCATTTCTAAGTATGGAATGTTCAACAGTAGCTTTGCTAAAATTCCTCCAAAGAACGTAGGTAAACATCTTCTCTATGTAGTGACGTTTTTTTTAAGATTCCCCCTTTCCATCAGCTTTTCCTCCACCTCCCAggagaaataaatgctttttttataaGAACTTGCCACATTTGAATTAACTTAATCTTGCCGTTTAGCGGACATTGCCATTTGGAtgacttttcctgcctttcttttgaCAGAGCCTCACTGCACAGTTTATGAACCTAGTGGTAATAAGGGACTTGTTTACTTCTATACTTACCTCAAAGATTTGCTCAGTGGCACTGTaagtaattagatttttttttttttttttaaattaagtttctgTGTCTCGCATGTAGAGTGTGAAAACATTGGGGAATGAAGCTttgataattttgaaaaatggtAAGGCATATGCATCACTGGTGTAAAATTAGCCTTTATCCTTTAACTGTGAGAAGGGGAGTTTTCAAACTGACTTTTAGGGAGCGTCCACAAGGCCTGGTTGGCCACGTGCTGCAGCCTGtgcctctcctccccagctgctAAACATTACATACTCTGGAGCACACTGCCTATTGTGCTGTCTGTGTAGGGTCTCAGTGTCCTTGTCACAGAGCTCATTGATTGGAGAGGAGAGGGATTTTAAGCACGTACTGTCTGCATTACAGTTTGGTAGAAGCAGTGGCAGTATTTAGGAGCTACAGACCATTGTAGCTTGCTGGGCCTCCcaatagtaattttaaatttacaaaatGATTGCTTAATACCAGGTTGGATTTAACTGCGCAGTTGCTGCTACTGTTACAAATTCTATTTAAACTTCATGTTTTCACAGGGATTCCTTGAAGTGACAGTTTTGTTTTATGGCTATTACACAATAGATGCCGAATGGATCAGTATCCAGAAGTACAACTTGCCACTAGCATATCTGCTGGCTACATTTGGCTACCTCGCGTTAAGTCTTGTCTGGATAATAAAAAGGTAAAGATGTTGGTACAGTTTACTGCTACCTATCGTGCAGCTTACATTGCATTCTTGCTTATAGGGAACATGCTGTATTCTAGAACTGTTTTATatggagtcacagaatcacacagaatcatagggttggaagggacctctggagatcatctagtccaaccccctgccagagcagggtcacccagagcaggtcgcacaggaacacgtccaggcgggtttggaatgtctccagagttggagactccaccacctctctgggcagcctgtgccagggctctgccaccctcaaagtaaagaagttcctcctcatgtctaggtggaacttcctctgttcaggtttctgcctgttgcctcttgtcctgttgctgggcacgactgaaaagagcctggccccatcctcctgacacccaccctttaagtatttataagtgtttataaggtcccccctcagtcatcttttttccagactgaagagacccaaatccctcagcctttcttcataaaagaggtgttccaatcccctcatcatcttggtagccatttgctgcaccctctccagcagttccctgtccttcttgaaccagggagcccagaactggacacagtgctccaggtgcggcctcaccagggcagagcagagggggaggatgacctccctcgacctgctggccacactcttcttgatgcaccccaggatgccattggccttctcggccacgagggcacattgctggctcatggtcatcctgttgtccaccaggactgccaggtctctttccacagggaaATGGAGaatcttttgcttttgcttgagGATGCAGTGCCACAGTAGCCTTTGTCCGTGTTTGGGAAACTAAgctagcaaaataaataaatctcaagTACTAGTTTTTCATACGTATGCatgcatataaataaaagacCCTCAACTATAAAGTAGTTGttggagaatttttatttttttttgtgggggctGCCATCTCAGTTTCCTGAGACAGCTCTTTGAAGTGTCAGAGAAGCAGTGGATGAGGTATGACTGTGGCTAATTGCAGAGGGAAGTAACCTGTGTCAGTCATGGCTTCAGCTGACTTTGCTGCAGAACCTCACACTGAAAGTATCCCAGAGGCTTGCTGATATAAAGCAAATGTATCTGTTCACTTATAGGGGTGGGTGTCATTTAGTCTTTGATGAGCCAGGTTGCTTgaggtgtggttttttgttttgttttctgtggataAAATACGTCTTTTCATGAATGAAGTAAAGGTGCATTTTTCTCTAGGTCTGTGGGAGGATTTAAGCAGAACTTGGTGCATAATAAAGATCCATTTCAGAGTTATTGTAACAAAGTCTTTGCAGGCTGGGACTTCTGCATTACAGATCCAAATGCAGCACGGCTAAAACATCGCAGCTTGCAATATGAGCTCCAAGTGagtaactttcattttttttatgattacTGTTTCATATAGCTTAGATGGCTGAAAAAGAGAAGTATGTAATTCTGCAGGTAATGGAATAAAGATAAGAAGCATTGCAATAGTTTGTAACGGAGACAGGGCAGCCCACATCCTCTTGCATGCTTTCTAGGTAGCTAGAATTGTGGTGCAACATGAGAAGGATCAGCGCTGAGATCGACGGCCCTTCCCCCATCCACTGGGGCCTGCAGCCAGGCTCTGAGCTGCTTGTCTTATCTGCCTCTTCCTCACATCCCTGTCCTGCTTCCTGTGTTAGTTTCTACACAATCCAACAGGAAAAGCTATCCTAGTGGTGGGCATAACCTTTGTACTGTTGGGAATCAGTTTGAGTATGCTGTGTTATAAGTCTGCAATGTGGTAGACAGTAGTTTAGTTTAGACAGTAGTTTAGGGAGCAATAAAATTCAGATCATACTCTTCGTACAAGTTGAGAGCATTGTTGCAGTAAGAAGATACTGAAAGTTTTCACTAGGTGTCTTTGATGCACATGCACGTTAGCTGATGCAGCTAGTAGATTTCCCAAATCGTAAAGCTCTCTGAAAAGAGAATCTGAAAGGCTTTTCTGGTGAAACCAGTACCACCCTTTTGCTCTCTGTACGCTGGAAGCAGAGGTTTGTGTAGTGGAACAATTACCTTTTGAAAAGACACTTCCACTTCAAACCACAAACCAGTAATTACAGATTTCATAAATTACAGTGAGTTGCTTTCTACTCTAGTAAAGTTCACAGTCATCTTTTTTCATCACATAACCAGAGCCTCCTTCACTTACCACACTTGTGTCTCTAGAACTCACACCTTAGAAAAACTTGCCCCTTAATGTTACTGTTTGATGGAAATAAGTCCTCAGAAAATACCTGGGTAATGTGTGGGTTTGCACAGGTTAAATTGTCTTCACAAGTGATACTGTATTTTCAAATCACCTAAGGTGAAACATATCAAGTTTACATGACAAGCTGCTCAAGACAGCACCTCTTTCTCTCTATGCTATCCCCCAATTTTCCTTCACAAAGAGTAGGAGAAGGAAGTTGCAGCCATAGCGGTGAGGGTGGTTACTTACCTGCAGAAGTAAGGAGATGAGTGGGCTGATTTACCCACTTCAGAGTTTAATACTGAGCTATCTGAGATCAGTCTCTCACGATAAACAGACAAGTTGTCTTTCTGTCCTCCATGAGATTTATTACTGATATATTAGAGATAAGAGGATTACGAGACACTTGTCTTTGGCTTCAGGGCCCTCTGCCTGAGGAGACTGAGCACACAGGGGCTTCCACTCCTGCACGGACCTGTTTGAGTTGATGAAAAGGTACTCTGTCCAGTGTGCTTGGGCAGGCAGTGGAGTGACCCTCCTAGAACAGGCTGTAGATTTATACATCCCAGAGGTAAAAGACGTGGTGTCGAGTGTTGTACGCTGCCCCAGAAAACTACacatactttttcttttgtttgtagaCAGACTTGGAGGAAGAAAGACTGAAGCGAAAAATAGCTGACAGGACAACGAAAGAAAAGCTACGCATCTACTCTCTgagaatatttataaatataattgtCATTGCAGTTTTATCAGGATGTTTTTACTCTATTTATAGAGCAACTGTCTTCTCTCAAGAAAACTCTAATGTAAGTATCAGACATGATGTTAGGAGAGATTCAATCAGGGCTGGTGATTACAGCAAGAGGAACTATTGTGAAAGAGTTGAGTATCTTAATATAGCACCTCTCATGCAAGGGATCTGAAAATGCTTTGTACAAacttagaatttttttcagtaggaGAGAGTGAGAAAGATCGAGAACCATGTGCAAAAAAACTTGCAGTGATGTCTCCCTTTGATACAAAGGCTCCAGTGTCATCTCTCTGCCTTGGAGCTAATACAGCTGACAAGAAAAGCAGCCCTCACTTGCCTTCCCCAGTAATTGTTCTCACCTCGCTGTGATCTGCTAGTATGAGCGCTTTCGTATCTGGGCAGTGAATTGGCTCAGGGAACTGATCTGGTTGACACAAACTTCAATGTGATCGGTTTCTTGATCTGGTTTGCTGCTGAACTGCAAAAATGAAcagcaagggaaggggaaagtaaAGATTATGATCTGTATTGTGAGTTACAGCGGTGTGAGGAAACAGGAAGGCTTTGAACACGGAGccctttgcagaagaaaaggttCTTGCATCAGCAGTGCAAAGAATCAGGTTGGATGGGATTGTTCACCCCTGTCAGATCAGGCAGGAGGGAAGAGCGGTTCAGAAGCAGAACAAGAGCAGATAACAGTTTCAACAATTTTGCAACAGTAATTGACTTCTCTTTAGGACCCCAGGGTTGAGTTAGCCAGATAGGAACAGGGACTGcactttttctctcccctctgttCATTGGTGATATGACGGGCACTAGCTGGTTATGGGGAAAGTTGTGCTTGTGGTAGACCTAACTCTTAACTTCTGTAAACTGCCAGGATtgcagaaagaagcaggaaatGGGGACCAAAAAAGTGTTTGTGTCAGAGGTATTGTTTGAGGGCAGAGAAGGAGGATAGCACAACACTGAACAACTTGAAAAACAGCTTCACTTGCTGTTGGCTTTATGTGTAAGGGTTGATACCTTGACCTTGCCTCAACGAGTAGGTAGAGGAGCTTGTTAAGATGGCAGGAAAGTCAGGGGAGCTGCTTGGCACCAGTGAGAATGACTTGAAAAGTGTCTGCACTTCAGCATAGGCATGGAAACTGGTAGCCTTAGTGCTGGGTTAGACAACATAGTCAGACACAAGCCTTGGTGAGATGAGTCTCTTCAAACAGAAGCTTTTGGGAAGTGCTAAAATATTAATTCCTGAAGGTGAGGGGAGTTGCTGATGAAGGGGGCAGGAGAAAGCAAGAATGTGTAGTAGCAAACTGCAGAGATAAATAGCAGTGGTCAGGCTTGTAATTCCAAATGTAGGTGGAGGATGAAGACAGAGTAAAAGGTGCTACCTAAATCCTGGACAAGAGAGGCTGGTGGGTAGCTGGAGAAACCACAATGTCAGGAAGCTGTGTTTCTCTGAGTACTGTATTTCTCTCGTCTCTTCTTGTACAGGACGTCAGCAACATGAACTTCCAGGCTAATCTCTTAGTGCAGTATTTGCCTTCCATGGTAATCACATTGGCCAACTTCATTGCTCCTCAGATCTTCTCATTTCTGATCAGATTTGAAGATTATTCACCAGCCTTTGAGATCAGGCTGACGTTGATGAGGTAAAGAAATTTTTATTGTAGCCTTGAATGTTTCAATATCTTGTTCCTAGTAGAAGTATTGCAAGCATTCAAATATGAAaaagcagggaggttggactctGCACTGGAGGGCCTGAGCATTGGAAGCCAAGGAGGCATTGTTTGACTTACGTTTAGTTGGAAACTAATTTTAAATCTGGAAACAATCTCCTATTTTGATGACAGTACAGTGCTGTCCAAGTTTCCCTCTCAAGTCTCATTTAGCTGTGTGATCTGGACATCTTCAACAACCTGAATAAATAGTCAgtagagaagttgtggctgcagAGCCGTGCATTCACACTGCTTTGCATGCAGCAGTTCCTTGAATGAGCAAATGTGTGTGTACAGCAGTGACTGAAGCAAGGCGCTGCTCAAGGCAGCAATTAAAAGTTTTGGGATAAAGGATACTTCAGTGTGAGAGCATGAAGAGCTAGCGTTTGGCAGCTTAAGGCAGTAAGATCTGGGTTGAAGCATCTGAACCTCTGTCAAGCCCTGTGCTTTCTATTTCTGATTTGGCTGTATCTCTGAAGGCCTGAAGCCACATGAGAGGGAAATGCTGCACACAGAGTTGTCACCCGGCCTCTCAAACTGTACTTGAGAGAATTGCAGCCCGTTGTGGGGTCAAGATCTGCAACTGAAGTGACTGACCTAGGAACAATACTACGAAAAGAAGCAGGGGGCTGTAGCCTAAAGCAGGGAAGGTGAAAAGCAATTTAACATAATACCAATAAAATACATGTGTTTATTATGTAGCTGGTTGTTCCATTAAGGCTCTGTACAGCCCTTTTGTGTTTTGAGCCTTCCTTGGACTCCTGTGCAAATTGAGCCAGGTGTTAGAATGGCACTTTTTTTGGCAGGTTTGGAATTGGGTTTTGCCTTTCTTCCAGGTGTGTCTTTGTGCGGTTGGCCAATATCGGTGTTCTCTTGTTCTCGCTGTGGAGTCAGATCTCCTACTGTGCCACCGACAAGTGTAACGCCTGTGGATACAATTACGAACTCTATCCTGTAAGCAGATTTATCTTGGTCTTTAATCGTCTGAACTTATGAATAGAGATTCGTTTTGCATGAGACATGCTTGTCTAGAGGTATTCAGAATCAGACCTGGGCTTGCCATTCATGTTATACCTGGTGCTGATTCTTACGGCTCAGTGCAGACCAGTACAGTTCTTGCACAGatcttttgttttctctaaaaCTCTCATTACAGTTAGTCCAGTGGCAGATTATTGTTTAGCGTAGACTTTCTGACTACCATGAGGATTGTTTGAGGAAGCTCTATTTTGGAGACAATTGTGTCACTGCCTATTGCTCCAAAAAGACAAAGGgtctttcctcaaaaaaaaaccccaaacaacaaacaaaacccaacaaaacaaaacaaacagcttgACATGGAAGCTCTGAAACACTTATTATATTACAAATGAGAGTTGATACAATTTGAATTTTATGATGTTAACCGAGACATTTGTTGCTTTAGTGattgacagatttatttttcacttgttatTTAGACTCCTAATCTTGGTTTTCCTGACTTGTTTTTATAGTGCTGGGAATCTGAAGTTGGGCAAGAAATGTATAAGCTGATGATATTTGATTTTATTATAATTCTTGCTGTGATCCTGTTTGTGGACTTTCCTAGAATGTAAGTATCTCTGCCTTTTGAGCATGCTTTTGCAAATGACGtatgaaacacattttcttttttctaaccaGATtaccagttttaaaataaaacacaaacatatttCTGGTGGCTTGAGCACTTTTTTTGCTATTCCGATGGCTGCTTAATTTTTGatatttgagtctttttttttcttcagacatttttctgttctgttgtcTAATGCTTAAATGCTAAATGTCTACGTGTTCCAAATGTGTTGGAGTTCAGCTAAGGTCTATAACTTCAATTTAGAACTAATGATATTTTTTGATTTTAGGTTATTAGTTACTCATTGCTCTTGCAAGCCAGTTCAGTGGTGTGGATTGCAGGAATTTGGAATTTCTGACAATGTCCTGGAAATCATTTATGGGCAGACTATCTGCTGGATTGGAACCTTCTTTTCACCACTTCTTCCTGCAATAGCGACTATAAAATACTTCATcatcttttatattaaaaaggtAATGAAGGTGtgtcataaacaaacaaaattgaGCACGTCTCTGGTTTTTGTAATATAGatattttgtaataaaacaaACGAAAAACCCTAAAAACAACCAAGGATGCAGTGTAGTGAAAATGACTTAATGGTATTCCATTTTCTGTAGGTTTTTTGCCTTTAAGAGAAGGTGGAATTTTGCTTGAAATCAAGCAAACCAACATTTTAATAACTACCTCCTCAGTTacttgtgtggggttttttttaataaaatatttttatgtaataaaGCTGTTTTATAGCACTTTTCTGCAATAATCTATTTACTTGCATCACAGCTTAGAACTTGGACAAAATTTTGCCAAGCTGATAAAAATTTggaagcaaaatggaaaatccAAGCTGGATTGGATGTTCAAGATGCGATTCCTGCATATCAGACCAGACAGCTCCTTCTCTGCATCAGATTCTTACTGATATTTTAGCTCTTGGGGGAGGGGATGTATCCAGTGAAGGTGTAGCAGAACAAAGCTGAAGGCTGTGCCATGGATCATACACCAAATGACTGACAGTTGACTCTGTGCAAGTGAATGAGGCCCTCTGGATCAAATTCTTACTCAGAATAGGAGACATTGACTTACAGCTGGATGTAAAGCGTTCTTGTCTTAGCCCTTTTCAGTCCATGTACATCAGAGGAGGGATGGTTATGTGGTAGCTGGTAGCATATTTGAGGATGAAAAATTCCATTGGTGGGGAAAGTATACTTGGATGTATGTATATAGATGTGCTGGTAACAGTCTTGCTCACTTTCCGTCTTCAGATCAGTTTGATACACACACGTAAACCTGCAGCTCGGCCTATCAGAGCATCAAGTTccaattttttcttcttggtggTGCTGTTGATTGGGCTCCTCTTGGCTTTTATTCCTTTGGGAATTAGCATAGCACAGTAAGTGACAATTTAACTTCTATGAAGTTGACATTTGTTCTGAGGTTTTCAATTCCCTGAAAGCAGTCACACAACTTTGGAATGGTAAATTCGAATAcaatatatagtatataataaATCAAATTACAACTTagttcatataaataaaaaataaaaattacagttttaaataCAAAGGACACTTTTACCTCATCAGCAAAATGTGCTGGGCTTGTGTTGGATTGTTTTATCTTTACATTTTGGTGTAGCGTATcctttttgttctgcttctttGACAGTATCCCCTCCTCCAAGGCATGTGGGCCATTCAGGAATTTTAACACTTCATGGGCAGTTGTTCCACATACCATAGATGGGTTTCCAACAGGTCTGCGGCAGGTGCTTTATGGCATAGCATCAGAAGCCTTTGCAGTGCCTTTTTTTATGGTCATTTGGTGAGTACTGTGGAGACCTGATTCAGCCATGCAGCTGCATGGTTCATTTCTTTCCTTAGTGAACTGATACCAAACAACTATTAGACCAGATTTTCCAACTGCAGTCAAAAGCATCAAAGCCCATATGAATCCTCAGCTCTTGTCTTTGCCCATGTGTTGAAACTCATGAAACTCATTCCATTTCCTCTTGCACGTCTCATGTCCCACACTTGTCTTTCTCTAGCGTTAACTGTGAATCATTCTGCAAATTGTTATTGTAAGCTC is a genomic window of Rissa tridactyla isolate bRisTri1 chromosome 8, bRisTri1.patW.cur.20221130, whole genome shotgun sequence containing:
- the TMC7 gene encoding transmembrane channel-like protein 7, with the protein product MSGLGPAAEAAGWRLDSEVFLPEETRGATPVDFLQQLPSYQSALRRRATAGTQDRRAASQDPAGLRAAEGHGLQQEGDEVAARPAREHPLTIAEKRRLRYCQQADIKYLSGWKQWKRTSSKSLKKVLSEVKELSSYLELWRHDIHSIEGKFGTGIQSYFSFLRFLVLLNFIIFILMFGLVTLPSIISKYGMFNSSFAKIPPKNVEPHCTVYEPSGNKGLVYFYTYLKDLLSGTGFLEVTVLFYGYYTIDAEWISIQKYNLPLAYLLATFGYLALSLVWIIKRSVGGFKQNLVHNKDPFQSYCNKVFAGWDFCITDPNAARLKHRSLQYELQTDLEEERLKRKIADRTTKEKLRIYSLRIFINIIVIAVLSGCFYSIYRATVFSQENSNDVSNMNFQANLLVQYLPSMVITLANFIAPQIFSFLIRFEDYSPAFEIRLTLMRCVFVRLANIGVLLFSLWSQISYCATDKCNACGYNYELYPCWESEVGQEMYKLMIFDFIIILAVILFVDFPRMLLVTHCSCKPVQWCGLQEFGISDNVLEIIYGQTICWIGTFFSPLLPAIATIKYFIIFYIKKISLIHTRKPAARPIRASSSNFFFLVVLLIGLLLAFIPLGISIAHIPSSKACGPFRNFNTSWAVVPHTIDGFPTGLRQVLYGIASEAFAVPFFMVICLIMFYFIALAGAHKRVVEQLREQLVMESRDKLFLIRKITEAQRHP